The following coding sequences lie in one Fibrobacter sp. genomic window:
- a CDS encoding type II secretion system protein — MIRRKNGFTLMELMVYMAILGIIVIVAGRAFSDSTKFRVRTQNILKATQEVENVATLFKADASQMGAKSSKEAGDATDGSSFGDNFSSIYDDVYWDKASGDSSSFFIDTIPLNGQSVLYFRRARYDANGLYKAVEEICWFVDEGQVLKRSCRTVSGEAEEACPSRSADAARADAVEISTNVGLFQVVAPNPVTGAEEQIFPTPGNSFRLIPRTGDEHFFNFKSENDGKEEMGAGEEITLSQFYTNYDNAQGQLKSDHNNMNQAFAVISSGDAGSWKEYCQNLGLITFQKGHTYEISFEIPFTNMSSDPNIPLQVFVPGEDHMSVGLRDINGNYLMDAAADPPKRMLDDFLFFPPYNSQGTGKRNMRFTVPTDVSGCIAFTFACYSPKASQAILKIKNLKVTEVPGLNYSFETAYNPEAHKADKQNIKALQLSLQITRGAGETGETIVVIPIPSNGPRD, encoded by the coding sequence ATGATTAGACGCAAGAACGGGTTCACCCTCATGGAACTGATGGTCTATATGGCCATCCTCGGCATTATTGTCATCGTGGCGGGGCGCGCCTTCAGCGACTCCACCAAGTTCCGTGTGCGCACCCAGAATATCCTCAAGGCCACCCAGGAGGTCGAGAATGTAGCAACGCTTTTTAAAGCAGATGCATCTCAGATGGGGGCAAAGAGTTCAAAAGAGGCGGGCGATGCCACTGATGGAAGTTCCTTTGGTGACAACTTTAGCAGTATTTATGATGATGTCTATTGGGACAAGGCCAGCGGGGATTCTTCCTCATTCTTTATAGATACGATTCCCCTTAATGGGCAGAGTGTTCTGTACTTTAGGCGGGCCCGTTATGATGCCAACGGCCTTTACAAGGCTGTGGAAGAGATTTGCTGGTTTGTTGATGAGGGCCAGGTTCTTAAACGCAGTTGTCGTACGGTTTCGGGCGAGGCCGAAGAGGCGTGTCCGTCAAGGAGCGCCGATGCGGCCCGCGCAGATGCTGTGGAAATTTCAACGAATGTGGGGTTGTTCCAGGTTGTGGCTCCGAACCCCGTAACCGGGGCCGAGGAGCAGATTTTCCCGACTCCTGGGAACTCGTTCCGCCTGATACCAAGGACTGGCGACGAGCATTTCTTCAACTTCAAGTCGGAAAACGATGGCAAAGAAGAAATGGGGGCTGGAGAAGAGATTACGCTTTCGCAGTTCTATACCAACTATGACAACGCCCAGGGACAGCTCAAGTCCGACCATAACAACATGAACCAGGCATTCGCTGTTATATCAAGCGGCGATGCGGGATCTTGGAAGGAATACTGCCAAAATCTGGGTCTGATTACATTCCAAAAGGGGCACACATACGAGATATCCTTCGAAATACCCTTTACCAACATGTCCTCGGATCCCAACATACCCTTGCAGGTCTTTGTGCCTGGCGAGGACCACATGTCCGTTGGGCTCAGGGATATTAACGGTAATTACCTGATGGACGCTGCCGCTGACCCGCCAAAGAGAATGCTCGACGACTTTTTGTTTTTTCCACCGTATAACTCACAAGGAACAGGCAAGCGTAATATGAGGTTCACCGTACCGACAGATGTTTCTGGCTGCATTGCATTTACCTTTGCCTGCTATTCGCCGAAGGCTTCTCAGGCGATACTGAAAATCAAGAACCTGAAGGTTACGGAAGTACCCGGCTTGAACTACAGTTTTGAAACGGCTTACAACCCGGAAGCACATAAGGCCGACAAGCAGAACATCAAGGCTTTGCAGCTGTCGCTGCAGATTACTCGAGGCGCGGGAGAAACCGGCGAAACTATTGTAGTTATACCTATCCCAAGCAACGGACCCCGCGACTAG
- a CDS encoding type II secretion system protein, giving the protein MFVQRLPVLCKPKRGFGIMEVIVAALVLGLLYTAVCNLQTGNRDALLRIRGRDGATEVAQNVIDDLSSKGLASFTDAHLTNNEDGTWSLPPQEIVQEWKGQPGIVQHNISITYTVNVKVSGDETFEANSSSLLVGENGAAHVYAKRVNVTVSWPYKGSIQSISVSGVIR; this is encoded by the coding sequence ATGTTCGTTCAGCGTTTACCAGTTTTGTGCAAGCCCAAGCGCGGTTTTGGCATCATGGAGGTCATTGTTGCGGCACTGGTGCTTGGACTTCTGTACACCGCGGTCTGCAACCTGCAGACGGGCAACCGTGACGCCTTGTTGCGTATCCGTGGCCGCGATGGCGCTACCGAGGTGGCCCAAAATGTGATTGACGATTTGAGTTCCAAGGGGCTTGCGAGCTTTACGGACGCTCACCTCACCAACAACGAGGACGGGACTTGGAGCCTTCCTCCGCAAGAAATTGTCCAGGAGTGGAAAGGTCAGCCAGGAATTGTGCAACACAACATAAGCATTACTTACACAGTCAATGTAAAAGTTTCCGGCGACGAAACATTTGAGGCGAATTCGAGTAGCCTTCTTGTGGGTGAAAATGGCGCTGCTCATGTTTACGCCAAGCGGGTCAATGTCACGGTTAGCTGGCCCTACAAAGGTTCCATCCAGTCCATTTCAGTTTCGGGGGTAATCAGATGA
- a CDS encoding prepilin-type N-terminal cleavage/methylation domain-containing protein, producing MQSKPHKKAGYTLVELLAVISIMGILSGMGVVGFQSAVANARTKDSALNVAAYLEMVANKARQINDSLCVRNDGDRMLKTYRASCASGNFDTPIDSLVLDAQSSIITSDFGGLDGYNLVSSTEAQASFIPRPGLSTAPYEGYIVVKYGDRDLYAAAVKERTKNVFISKLKSGSDDWSKL from the coding sequence ATGCAGAGCAAACCACATAAAAAAGCGGGATACACGCTGGTCGAGTTACTGGCGGTGATTTCTATTATGGGCATCCTATCGGGCATGGGTGTGGTCGGGTTTCAAAGTGCGGTGGCTAATGCTCGAACCAAGGATTCGGCTCTCAATGTAGCGGCCTACCTAGAAATGGTTGCCAACAAGGCTCGCCAGATTAACGATTCTCTGTGCGTCCGAAATGACGGGGACAGAATGCTCAAAACTTACAGAGCGTCGTGTGCCTCTGGCAATTTCGACACCCCTATCGATAGTTTGGTGCTTGATGCTCAGTCCTCGATTATCACTAGTGATTTTGGTGGGCTTGATGGCTATAACCTAGTATCTTCGACGGAAGCCCAGGCATCCTTTATCCCGCGTCCAGGACTTTCTACCGCCCCTTACGAGGGTTACATAGTGGTGAAATATGGCGACCGCGACTTGTATGCAGCCGCGGTTAAAGAAAGGACTAAAAATGTGTTTATATCCAAGTTGAAGAGTGGATCGGATGACTGGTCGAAGCTATAG
- a CDS encoding Rpn family recombination-promoting nuclease/putative transposase has translation MNNKQVDSRNLKKRNNPTRRNHDGFFRYIYSKPTNAKTLLTLAREANRELDAMLEDVNLDTLTLFPGFYNEVGEKGESDLAFTAKAYRGKDVFVGILLEHKSASDRALLDQVGRYAFNVMVNKNDPEFRWYPTKAIIIYNGKRSWDPVAAFKRKNRAKFQGKDLPFELVMVNMSELNDESCLADDNVEAAIGALILKYAFDKRGLSDLARAIGERLWMLGNYGKNVFLDKINLYLGEFIDEESLEELQMAWKSIGQRLGFVSAGDARRAAERAGRRAGMKKGMEKGMEKGMEKGIDKVIELLRSQGVSKSIIAKAEALK, from the coding sequence ATGAATAACAAGCAGGTGGATTCAAGAAACTTGAAGAAACGCAACAATCCAACAAGAAGGAACCATGACGGGTTCTTCCGTTACATCTATTCCAAACCGACCAACGCAAAGACTCTCCTGACCCTTGCACGTGAAGCCAACAGGGAGCTAGATGCCATGCTCGAAGACGTGAACCTCGACACACTTACGCTGTTTCCCGGCTTTTACAACGAAGTTGGCGAGAAGGGCGAATCGGATCTCGCGTTCACGGCGAAGGCGTATAGGGGCAAAGATGTGTTCGTGGGAATCCTGTTAGAACACAAGTCCGCTTCCGACAGAGCACTTCTCGACCAGGTGGGGCGATATGCGTTCAATGTAATGGTAAACAAAAACGACCCGGAATTCCGCTGGTATCCGACCAAAGCGATAATAATCTACAACGGAAAACGAAGCTGGGACCCGGTGGCAGCCTTCAAGCGTAAGAATCGCGCAAAATTTCAGGGAAAAGATCTTCCGTTTGAACTCGTGATGGTGAACATGTCTGAACTGAACGATGAATCGTGTCTCGCCGACGACAATGTGGAAGCAGCGATTGGAGCGCTTATACTGAAATATGCCTTTGATAAGCGAGGACTGTCAGACTTGGCGCGAGCCATAGGAGAGCGTCTTTGGATGTTGGGGAATTACGGCAAGAATGTCTTTCTTGACAAAATTAATTTATATTTAGGAGAGTTCATCGACGAGGAAAGCCTGGAGGAATTGCAGATGGCATGGAAAAGCATAGGACAAAGACTGGGATTTGTAAGTGCCGGCGATGCTCGACGTGCCGCAGAGCGGGCAGGCCGTCGTGCAGGCATGAAAAAGGGAATGGAGAAAGGAATGGAGAAAGGAATGGAGAAAGGAATAGACAAAGTGATTGAACTGCTCCGGTCCCAGGGCGTTTCCAAGAGCATTATCGCCAAAGCAGAAGCGCTAAAATAA
- a CDS encoding tyrosine-type recombinase/integrase: MEWKRLSVVQRHKSRGIKTWYLRENSGGVISYRSLGTTCKRVAEECLQRLLVLRFAMPGEVLEGVPMEGAMREFLERPGLKMGSVEQYRRILEHFSGWCKAQRVHDLLSVDERLARKYYASLRGKSARHKCRVCGCFLSWVYRENRVERAQPFKFVDFRRVAKVERDAWSVDEVERIVETAPTAEMRMLWALMAYAGLRVHEAAGLRQADILGDRFQVVGKGDKFAVLPINGRLRRELERFGSLGDGLKIDKQKSIREIKKVCARLKIEGWASNHKFRHSFATNLAASGCPVAVAMRLLRHSSSAMTLDVYTHIVPADMREWAEKV; this comes from the coding sequence ATGGAGTGGAAACGTTTGTCGGTGGTACAGCGGCACAAGAGTCGCGGGATAAAGACCTGGTACCTCCGGGAAAATTCGGGCGGCGTGATTTCGTACAGGTCGCTGGGGACCACGTGCAAGAGGGTGGCGGAGGAGTGCCTGCAGAGGCTTCTGGTGCTGCGTTTCGCCATGCCCGGGGAGGTGCTGGAGGGGGTGCCCATGGAGGGTGCTATGCGGGAGTTTCTGGAGCGTCCGGGCCTGAAAATGGGCAGCGTGGAGCAGTACCGCCGTATTCTGGAGCATTTTTCGGGGTGGTGCAAGGCCCAGCGGGTCCATGACCTGCTTTCTGTGGACGAGAGGCTCGCGCGGAAGTACTATGCGTCGCTCCGGGGGAAGTCGGCGCGGCACAAGTGTCGCGTGTGCGGGTGCTTTTTGAGCTGGGTTTACCGGGAAAATCGGGTGGAGCGGGCCCAGCCTTTCAAATTCGTGGATTTTCGGCGGGTGGCGAAGGTGGAAAGGGACGCCTGGAGTGTCGATGAGGTGGAGCGCATCGTGGAGACGGCGCCTACGGCCGAGATGCGGATGCTGTGGGCGCTGATGGCCTACGCGGGGCTTCGGGTCCACGAGGCGGCGGGGCTTAGGCAGGCCGACATTCTGGGGGACCGTTTCCAGGTTGTGGGAAAGGGGGACAAGTTCGCGGTGCTGCCCATAAACGGGCGGCTCCGGCGGGAACTGGAGCGGTTCGGAAGCCTGGGAGACGGGCTGAAAATCGACAAGCAGAAATCTATTCGTGAAATCAAGAAGGTCTGCGCGCGGCTGAAGATTGAAGGCTGGGCGTCGAACCACAAGTTCCGTCACAGTTTCGCGACGAATCTCGCGGCCAGCGGGTGCCCTGTGGCGGTGGCCATGCGGCTGTTGCGGCACAGTTCCAGCGCCATGACGCTGGACGTTTATACCCACATTGTGCCCGCCGATATGCGGGAGTGGGCGGAAAAAGTGTAA
- a CDS encoding type II secretion system protein, with the protein MQSTSHKKAGFTLVEMLAVISIMGILAGMGVVGFQTAVAHARTKDAALNVAAFLERTANEARKLNTSLCIRNDGTSKLVVYKSACNAGTMGDAVDQLVLESQVTVVVSDVDDVGGGGINLITSTDAKATFKPRLGLSSAPYEGYVVVKYGSERGAAVKEKTKNSFKPKWSPSGSWSDL; encoded by the coding sequence ATGCAGAGCACATCGCATAAAAAGGCAGGCTTTACGCTAGTGGAAATGCTGGCGGTTATTTCCATTATGGGTATCCTTGCTGGCATGGGGGTTGTCGGTTTCCAAACCGCCGTGGCGCACGCCCGCACTAAAGACGCCGCCCTCAATGTGGCTGCCTTCTTGGAGCGCACGGCCAACGAGGCCCGCAAGTTGAACACCTCCCTGTGTATCCGCAATGACGGCACCAGCAAGCTGGTGGTCTACAAGTCCGCCTGCAATGCCGGTACCATGGGCGATGCTGTGGACCAGCTGGTTCTGGAAAGTCAGGTTACAGTTGTTGTTAGCGATGTGGATGATGTTGGCGGTGGCGGAATCAACTTAATCACTTCGACAGACGCCAAAGCCACGTTCAAACCGCGCCTGGGGCTTTCATCGGCACCCTATGAAGGGTATGTAGTCGTGAAGTACGGCAGTGAACGCGGAGCGGCGGTCAAGGAAAAGACAAAGAATTCGTTCAAACCCAAGTGGAGCCCTTCGGGGTCCTGGTCGGATTTGTAG
- a CDS encoding type II secretion system protein yields the protein MHVQNDIKQSRKRGFGIMEVMVAALVLGLLYAAICQLQKGNRDALLRIRGRDGATEVAQNVIDDLSSKGLASFADMNLTENGDGTYSLEPQTIVREWKGQPGTVPYTISIDYTVNVKVSGDDEYKANTGSLLLGANSVSHIYAKRVDVTVSWLYKGSTQSISVSGVIR from the coding sequence ATGCACGTGCAGAATGACATAAAGCAATCCCGCAAGCGTGGCTTCGGCATCATGGAAGTCATGGTGGCGGCTTTGGTGCTTGGCCTCTTGTATGCTGCAATCTGCCAGCTACAGAAAGGTAACCGCGATGCGTTGCTGCGCATCCGTGGACGCGACGGCGCTACTGAGGTGGCTCAGAATGTGATTGACGATTTGAGCTCTAAGGGACTTGCAAGTTTTGCAGACATGAACCTCACCGAAAACGGTGACGGGACCTATAGCCTCGAGCCACAGACAATTGTCAGGGAGTGGAAAGGTCAACCGGGAACAGTACCTTATACCATAAGCATCGATTATACGGTCAATGTGAAAGTCTCTGGTGACGACGAATACAAGGCAAACACAGGGAGCCTTCTTTTGGGAGCAAACAGCGTCTCCCACATTTATGCCAAACGGGTGGACGTCACAGTTAGCTGGCTCTACAAGGGGTCCACCCAGTCCATCTCTGTCTCGGGGGTAATCAGATGA
- a CDS encoding prepilin-type N-terminal cleavage/methylation domain-containing protein has translation MIRREKAGFTLMELMVYMAILGIIVIVAGRAFSDSTKFRIRTQNILKATQEVENVATLFKSDVAQMGAKSSKEATVAGGNDSFEKITNCTSTADCIYMDPNNASANNKDSSSFAITSKEKNKYDSIALLRIRYDEQGKYQALEKVEWYVEDEVLKRSCRLMQKISSLNVTDDPCSNGPNSTPTPVEMATGVKKFTVIPGLPNIRSNAAAGYTEEQLFPPGGGESFKFLSRYGETDYIILSILDNGTSSTLSGFKRNYDLTDATITTESKQMNQVFAATNEDLEGDWKDRCYKFKLEPGIEYEISFDMPYPTSAKDMAQLFVPGRDHMSVGFRDINGDAPATIDDFLFYPPTSNESVGKRAMRFTVPDTLKNQCLAFTFSTYSPKAAEGTVTISNLRLRRVASSTYNFNPSVSLPIKDKKNVKALKINLQIARGDKNPGETGEIEVVIPTPSNGPRD, from the coding sequence ATGATTAGACGAGAAAAAGCCGGTTTCACCCTCATGGAACTGATGGTCTACATGGCCATTTTGGGCATTATCGTTATTGTGGCTGGCCGTGCCTTTAGCGACTCCACTAAATTCCGCATACGTACCCAGAACATACTCAAAGCTACCCAGGAGGTTGAAAATGTGGCGACGCTGTTCAAGTCAGATGTGGCTCAGATGGGAGCGAAGAGCTCAAAAGAAGCAACCGTAGCTGGAGGAAATGACTCTTTTGAAAAAATCACAAACTGCACTTCCACTGCAGATTGCATTTACATGGACCCCAACAACGCTTCAGCGAACAATAAGGATTCTTCTTCTTTTGCAATCACAAGCAAGGAAAAGAATAAATATGACAGCATTGCGTTATTGCGCATTCGCTACGATGAACAGGGAAAATACCAAGCGCTAGAAAAAGTGGAGTGGTACGTAGAGGATGAAGTTTTGAAACGAAGCTGCCGACTAATGCAAAAGATAAGCAGCCTTAATGTAACCGACGACCCATGTTCCAATGGGCCAAATTCAACACCTACACCTGTTGAAATGGCGACAGGTGTAAAAAAATTTACTGTCATTCCGGGATTGCCAAATATCCGCAGCAACGCTGCCGCAGGCTATACAGAAGAACAACTGTTTCCTCCTGGAGGGGGTGAATCCTTTAAATTTCTTTCTCGCTATGGTGAGACAGACTATATCATACTTTCCATTCTGGATAATGGAACTTCGTCTACTTTGAGCGGATTCAAGCGAAATTACGACCTTACCGATGCGACAATAACCACAGAAAGTAAACAAATGAACCAGGTTTTTGCGGCAACAAACGAGGACTTGGAAGGCGATTGGAAGGATCGATGCTACAAGTTTAAGCTAGAGCCGGGAATAGAGTATGAAATCTCTTTTGATATGCCGTATCCTACATCCGCAAAAGACATGGCACAACTTTTCGTTCCTGGTCGAGACCACATGTCTGTGGGGTTCCGTGACATTAATGGGGATGCACCTGCAACAATTGACGACTTCCTCTTTTATCCGCCAACAAGCAACGAATCCGTTGGTAAGCGAGCTATGCGCTTTACAGTACCAGATACACTAAAAAATCAGTGTTTGGCATTCACATTTTCAACTTACTCACCAAAAGCTGCAGAAGGGACAGTCACTATTTCAAATCTAAGGCTTAGGCGAGTTGCCAGTTCCACCTACAATTTTAATCCATCAGTTAGTTTGCCCATTAAGGACAAGAAAAATGTCAAGGCTTTGAAAATCAATCTGCAGATTGCTCGAGGCGACAAGAACCCCGGTGAAACAGGTGAAATTGAAGTGGTTATACCAACTCCCAGCAATGGCCCCAGGGACTAG